From one Catharus ustulatus isolate bCatUst1 chromosome 1, bCatUst1.pri.v2, whole genome shotgun sequence genomic stretch:
- the XRCC2 gene encoding DNA repair protein XRCC2 isoform X1, translating to MRRQNGNGSPGTEPKWLLLHLEQAVLSLSVMWAELLARLEGRSSLKNLEPYLFAEEGSPVHGDVIEFHGPEGTGKTEMLYHLIARCIIPKAEGGLGVEVMFVDTDYHFDMLRLVTILENRLAQGTEEMIKQCLGRLFLVSCSSSTQLLLTLYSLENLFCAHPSLCVLLLDSLSAFYWVDRSNGGESLTLQEMNLKKCANFLEKLVTQHHLILFATTQTLMQKSANSAESFLPLKLPHESDTDYRPYLCKSWQQMVTHRVFFSKQCNSGNSKDFTVVSCHLKRNQIVKRSFSVAECGVQF from the exons ATGAGGAGGCAAAATGGGAATGGCTCCCCTGGAACAGAGCCGAAGTGGCTCTTGCTCCATTTGGAacaggcagtgctgtccctgtctgtaATGTGGGCAGAG CTGCTTGCACGACTTGAGGGGAGAAGTTCTCTGAAGAATCTTGAACCTTATCTGTTTGCTGAGGAAGGATCTCCTGTTCATG GAGATGTTATTGAATTCCATGGCCCAGAAGGGACggggaaaacagaaatgctttaTCACCTGATAGCCCGCTGCATCATTCCCAAAGCAGAAGGAGGACTGGGAGTGGAAGTCATGTTTGTTGACACAGATTACCATTTCGATATGCTCCGGCTGGTCACCATTCTTGAGAACAGACTGGCACAAGGGACTGAAGAAATGATAAAGCAGTGCCTGGGAAGGCTTTTCCTTGTGAGCTGCAGTAGTAGCACTCAGTTGCTTCTCACTCTCTACTCTCTAGAAAACCTGTTCTGTGCTCACCCCTCactctgtgttttgcttttagACAGTTTGTCAGCTTTTTATTGGGTAGACAGAAGCAATGGAGGGGAGAGTCTTACCTTGCAGGAGATGAACCTGAAGAAATGTGCTAACTTCCTTGAAAAGCTTGTGACACAGCACCACTTGATCCTCTTTGCAACAACACAGACACTAATGCAGAAATCTGCAAACTCTGCAGAAAGCTTTTTACCTTTAAAACTTCCCCATGAAAGTGATACAGACTACAGACCATATCTATGTAAATCATGGCAGCAAATGGTAACCCACAGGGTATTTTTCTCTAAGCAGTGTAATTCTGGCAACAGCAAGGATTTTACTGTAGTTTCTTGCCACCTCAAAAGAAACCAGATAGTAAAACGTTCATTTAGTGTTGCAGAATGTGGAGTTCAGTTTTAA
- the XRCC2 gene encoding DNA repair protein XRCC2 isoform X2: MGDAFGGAESGTQLLARLEGRSSLKNLEPYLFAEEGSPVHGDVIEFHGPEGTGKTEMLYHLIARCIIPKAEGGLGVEVMFVDTDYHFDMLRLVTILENRLAQGTEEMIKQCLGRLFLVSCSSSTQLLLTLYSLENLFCAHPSLCVLLLDSLSAFYWVDRSNGGESLTLQEMNLKKCANFLEKLVTQHHLILFATTQTLMQKSANSAESFLPLKLPHESDTDYRPYLCKSWQQMVTHRVFFSKQCNSGNSKDFTVVSCHLKRNQIVKRSFSVAECGVQF; this comes from the exons CTGCTTGCACGACTTGAGGGGAGAAGTTCTCTGAAGAATCTTGAACCTTATCTGTTTGCTGAGGAAGGATCTCCTGTTCATG GAGATGTTATTGAATTCCATGGCCCAGAAGGGACggggaaaacagaaatgctttaTCACCTGATAGCCCGCTGCATCATTCCCAAAGCAGAAGGAGGACTGGGAGTGGAAGTCATGTTTGTTGACACAGATTACCATTTCGATATGCTCCGGCTGGTCACCATTCTTGAGAACAGACTGGCACAAGGGACTGAAGAAATGATAAAGCAGTGCCTGGGAAGGCTTTTCCTTGTGAGCTGCAGTAGTAGCACTCAGTTGCTTCTCACTCTCTACTCTCTAGAAAACCTGTTCTGTGCTCACCCCTCactctgtgttttgcttttagACAGTTTGTCAGCTTTTTATTGGGTAGACAGAAGCAATGGAGGGGAGAGTCTTACCTTGCAGGAGATGAACCTGAAGAAATGTGCTAACTTCCTTGAAAAGCTTGTGACACAGCACCACTTGATCCTCTTTGCAACAACACAGACACTAATGCAGAAATCTGCAAACTCTGCAGAAAGCTTTTTACCTTTAAAACTTCCCCATGAAAGTGATACAGACTACAGACCATATCTATGTAAATCATGGCAGCAAATGGTAACCCACAGGGTATTTTTCTCTAAGCAGTGTAATTCTGGCAACAGCAAGGATTTTACTGTAGTTTCTTGCCACCTCAAAAGAAACCAGATAGTAAAACGTTCATTTAGTGTTGCAGAATGTGGAGTTCAGTTTTAA